The Thalassotalea psychrophila genome window below encodes:
- a CDS encoding aminotransferase gives MNSFTKEIMQKDKDHFMHPWTIFDVYKTDGALPIETAQGNYLEDTDGNRYLDAVGGLWCNNIGTGRKEMADAIAEQVIKMSYANPFVDMTNVPATLLAAKIAELAPGSLNHVFYSCGGSTAVDTAYRLIQYYQNCRGKHAKKHIISRDMSYHGSTYAAMSIGGKKGDHPAEFDFIDDTIHHITAPKQYGQHEDKSEAEFLNFLLNELEQKILTLGADNVAAFFAEPIMGAGGVIIPPVGYHKKTWEICKKHDVLYVSDEVVTGFGRLGHWFASEDVFDIQPDIIISAKGLTSGYLPLGATIFSDQIWDEISEDGHGRCFAHGFTYSGHPVACAAALKNIEIMEREQLLENVTTLAPYFKAKLETLSDLPIVGDIRGHGFMWCVEFVANKETCELFPEEMDIGKQISNHADAKGLIVRPVVHLNVMSPPLTLNKTEIDFIVNTLRVSIEATLIDLEEQGYHYL, from the coding sequence ATGAACAGCTTCACTAAAGAAATAATGCAAAAAGATAAAGATCATTTTATGCATCCATGGACAATCTTTGATGTTTATAAAACCGATGGTGCGTTACCTATTGAAACAGCACAAGGCAATTATCTTGAAGATACGGATGGCAATCGTTATTTAGATGCTGTTGGTGGTTTGTGGTGTAATAATATTGGTACTGGCCGCAAAGAAATGGCCGATGCAATCGCTGAGCAAGTGATTAAAATGTCTTATGCCAATCCATTTGTAGATATGACCAATGTTCCAGCTACGTTGCTGGCTGCTAAAATTGCTGAGTTGGCACCTGGCTCGCTTAACCATGTATTTTATAGTTGTGGTGGCTCTACGGCGGTAGATACCGCTTATCGTTTAATTCAATATTATCAAAATTGCCGTGGCAAACATGCTAAAAAACATATTATTTCACGTGATATGTCTTATCATGGCTCGACTTACGCCGCTATGTCTATTGGCGGTAAAAAAGGTGATCATCCCGCCGAATTCGATTTCATTGATGACACCATTCATCATATCACTGCACCTAAGCAATATGGTCAGCATGAAGATAAATCAGAAGCTGAATTTTTAAATTTTTTACTGAACGAGCTTGAACAAAAAATATTAACGCTTGGTGCTGATAATGTTGCGGCTTTTTTTGCCGAGCCCATTATGGGGGCCGGAGGCGTGATAATTCCTCCAGTTGGCTATCATAAAAAAACTTGGGAAATTTGTAAAAAACATGATGTTCTTTACGTTTCAGACGAAGTTGTTACAGGTTTTGGCCGCCTTGGCCACTGGTTTGCATCCGAAGATGTTTTTGACATTCAGCCTGATATTATTATCAGCGCCAAAGGGTTAACCTCTGGCTATCTTCCTTTGGGTGCAACCATTTTTTCTGATCAAATTTGGGATGAAATTAGTGAAGACGGCCACGGTCGTTGTTTCGCCCATGGCTTTACTTATTCAGGTCATCCTGTAGCCTGCGCAGCCGCATTAAAAAATATAGAAATAATGGAACGCGAGCAGTTACTAGAGAACGTAACAACACTTGCTCCGTATTTCAAAGCAAAGCTAGAAACGTTATCTGATTTACCTATTGTAGGTGATATTCGCGGCCATGGATTTATGTGGTGTGTTGAATTTGTTGCCAACAAAGAAACTTGTGAACTATTCCCAGAAGAGATGGATATAGGCAAACAAATTTCTAATCATGCTGACGCAAAAGGTTTAATTGTTCGCCCCGTGGTTCATTTAAATGTGATGTCGCCACCGTTGACCTTAAACAAAACAGAAATCGATTTTATTGTAAATACATTAAGGGTAAGTATTGAGGCAACCTTAATCGACCTTGAAGAGCAAGGTTACCATTATTTGTAA
- a CDS encoding aldehyde dehydrogenase family protein, translating to MKDLTKLYINGHWVESQSKATLDVINPSNESIIATVVCASVDDVNLAVAAAKNAFNNWSLTPAAQRSKIISNIAACMEERKAELITAISQTMGCPEHIASWLQVEGAIYAMELFAEHTGITEQVEKSDKCIIVKEAIGVCGFINPWNFPLHQFVGKVGAALAAGCTMIVKPSEQTPWVDFIMAEILDKCGVPKGVFNLVPGTGPVVGAELCTHPNVDMVSFTGSTAAGIKVAQAAAPTVKRVTQELGGKSALIITEGADLHAAVSYGVEDVMLNSGQSCNTLSRMLVPESLYQQAIKFAKETADNLVVGMGEDAFLGPLSSKPHQQKVLQYIQIGLDEGARLVCGGVDNPDSLTTGYYVKPTVFADVSNDMRIAQEEIFGPVLCMIPYRTLDSAIEIANDSPFGLSSAVFAQDDATAIAIARKIRSGQCMINGGEFNYHAPFGGYKQSGNGREFTATGVEEFLETKAIITCT from the coding sequence ATGAAAGATTTAACTAAATTATATATTAACGGGCATTGGGTTGAATCCCAATCAAAAGCAACTCTGGATGTGATCAATCCAAGCAATGAAAGCATTATAGCAACAGTCGTCTGTGCGAGTGTAGACGACGTTAACTTAGCAGTTGCTGCAGCTAAAAACGCTTTTAATAACTGGTCGTTAACACCCGCTGCACAGCGAAGTAAAATAATCAGCAACATTGCTGCTTGTATGGAAGAGCGTAAAGCTGAATTAATAACAGCGATATCGCAAACTATGGGCTGTCCTGAACATATTGCTAGCTGGTTGCAAGTTGAAGGTGCCATTTATGCGATGGAACTGTTTGCCGAACATACTGGTATTACCGAGCAAGTCGAAAAATCGGATAAATGCATTATTGTAAAAGAAGCTATTGGTGTTTGTGGATTTATCAATCCTTGGAATTTCCCTTTGCATCAATTTGTTGGCAAAGTAGGCGCTGCATTAGCGGCTGGCTGCACTATGATAGTTAAGCCTTCTGAACAAACACCCTGGGTCGATTTTATTATGGCCGAAATATTAGATAAGTGTGGCGTGCCCAAAGGCGTCTTTAATTTAGTTCCGGGTACAGGGCCTGTTGTTGGGGCTGAGCTTTGTACCCACCCAAATGTTGATATGGTATCTTTTACAGGTTCAACAGCTGCAGGTATTAAAGTTGCACAAGCGGCGGCGCCAACGGTTAAGCGGGTTACTCAGGAGCTCGGCGGCAAGTCAGCACTCATTATTACCGAAGGTGCTGATTTACATGCTGCCGTAAGTTATGGTGTTGAAGATGTAATGCTAAACAGTGGTCAAAGCTGTAACACTTTATCGCGCATGCTAGTGCCTGAATCTCTTTACCAGCAAGCAATAAAGTTTGCTAAAGAAACTGCTGATAATTTAGTTGTCGGTATGGGGGAAGACGCATTTTTAGGACCTTTGAGCTCAAAGCCACATCAACAAAAAGTGCTACAATATATTCAAATTGGTTTAGATGAAGGTGCACGCTTAGTTTGTGGTGGTGTCGATAATCCCGATAGCCTTACTACTGGCTATTATGTCAAACCAACGGTATTCGCTGATGTATCGAATGACATGCGTATTGCCCAAGAAGAAATTTTTGGTCCCGTGCTTTGCATGATCCCATACCGCACTTTAGACTCGGCAATTGAAATTGCCAACGACTCGCCATTTGGTTTATCTTCAGCAGTATTTGCCCAAGATGATGCCACAGCTATTGCTATCGCCCGAAAAATTCGCAGTGGTCAATGTATGATCAATGGTGGCGAATTCAATTACCATGCCCCATTTGGTGGTTATAAACAATCTGGCAATGGTCGAGAATTCACCGCAACGGGCGTCGAAGAATTTTTAGAAACCAAAGCCATAATTACGTGTACATAA
- the speB gene encoding agmatinase, translating to MTRATDFAITREELLGTDIEPSYSGVLSFVRRKYSRDLTHADVAVTGIPYDLACTNRPGARFGPRAIREQSSAINWGTVPHWGFDPFEELAVVDYGDCGIDSSIPEGIPAEIETHISNIIANDCATLTLGGDHFVTYPILKAYAKKYGKGLSLIHFDAHYDTWNDRAGKIEHGTMFYHAVKDGIIDPTKSVQIGQRTSIEDTLGFNVLDNQWVHNNGAEQVAAKIKQLVGDNLCYLTFDIDCLDPSFAPGTGTPVIGGLSTYQVQRILRGIEGVNVIGMDVVEVAPAYDHGAITALAGASLALDMLCLFARKQDAKK from the coding sequence ATGACTAGAGCTACTGATTTTGCCATAACTAGGGAAGAGTTATTAGGTACCGACATAGAACCAAGCTACTCGGGTGTATTAAGTTTTGTTAGACGAAAATATAGCCGAGATTTAACCCATGCTGATGTTGCGGTAACGGGTATTCCTTATGATTTAGCCTGTACTAACCGCCCAGGTGCACGCTTTGGCCCGCGAGCTATTCGTGAACAGTCATCGGCCATTAATTGGGGCACAGTACCGCATTGGGGATTTGATCCATTTGAAGAACTTGCCGTGGTTGATTATGGCGACTGTGGCATTGATAGCAGTATACCTGAAGGAATTCCTGCTGAAATTGAAACTCACATCAGCAATATAATAGCTAACGACTGTGCAACATTAACCTTAGGTGGTGATCACTTTGTCACTTATCCAATTTTAAAAGCTTATGCGAAAAAATATGGTAAAGGTTTATCACTTATTCATTTTGATGCACATTACGATACCTGGAATGATCGAGCTGGAAAAATTGAGCACGGCACCATGTTTTATCATGCGGTAAAAGACGGTATTATTGACCCGACTAAATCTGTACAAATAGGTCAACGTACATCGATTGAAGATACTCTCGGTTTTAACGTATTAGATAATCAGTGGGTACATAACAATGGTGCAGAGCAAGTAGCCGCTAAAATTAAGCAGCTGGTTGGTGACAACCTTTGTTATTTAACTTTTGATATCGACTGTTTAGATCCAAGTTTTGCACCAGGTACAGGTACACCTGTTATCGGCGGTTTATCTACTTATCAAGTGCAACGAATTCTACGTGGCATTGAGGGGGTAAATGTTATTGGTATGGATGTGGTCGAAGTTGCACCCGCCTATGATCATGGAGCAATAACTGCTTTAGCCGGCGCATCTTTAGCTTTAGATATGTTGTGTTTATTTGCTCGCAAGCAAGATGCAAAGAAATAA
- a CDS encoding acyl-CoA dehydrogenase C-terminal domain-containing protein, whose translation MLSYKAPITDIKFLLEDVFKYYEHYQKHEEFAEATPDLVDAILGECAKFCENELLPLNQSGDKEGCTFNDGVVTTPKGFKQAYKQYVDGGWQSLSHPIEHGGQGLPPSLGMVKSEMMGSANWSWSMYPGLSHGAMDTIQVHGSAEQKELYLTRLTEGTWTGTMCLTEPQCGTDLGQVKTKAEDNGDGTFNITGTKIFISAGEHDLTDNIIHIVLARLPGAPAGTRGISLFIVPKMQVDQQGNILASNNVTCGSLEEKMGIKASATAVLNFDNARGVLIGPENKGLECMFTFMNTARVGTALQGVCASELAYQNSLIYAKERLSMRSLTGKKHPEKVADPIIVHPDVRKMLMTQKAISEGGRAMIYYTAKLVDDIEMAKTEKERKKADYRLGFITPILKAFLTELGSESANHGMQIFGGHGYIKEWGMEQIVRDARIATLYEGTTGIQSLDLLARKILLNRGKSFKQFAFEILGFCKDKSMVSSNPHKAAMNRFIWPLSKATANWQQYTLRLALKAKKDRDIIGSASVDYLMYSGYVTMAYFWAQMAQTAYEKLATDVENRDFYRAKIKTAEFYFERMLPRTKSLAETMMADPKTLMQLDEDLLSFV comes from the coding sequence ATGTTAAGCTATAAAGCACCGATTACAGACATAAAGTTTCTACTTGAAGATGTGTTCAAATATTACGAACACTACCAAAAACATGAGGAATTTGCTGAAGCAACACCTGATCTGGTCGATGCCATTCTTGGCGAATGCGCTAAATTTTGTGAAAATGAACTCCTACCGTTAAACCAAAGCGGTGATAAAGAAGGTTGCACATTTAATGATGGTGTTGTGACCACGCCGAAAGGTTTTAAACAAGCTTATAAGCAGTATGTTGACGGTGGTTGGCAAAGTTTGTCACACCCAATTGAGCATGGTGGTCAAGGTTTACCGCCATCTTTAGGTATGGTGAAATCTGAAATGATGGGCAGCGCTAACTGGTCTTGGTCTATGTACCCTGGCTTAAGCCATGGCGCAATGGATACCATACAGGTGCATGGTAGCGCTGAGCAAAAAGAGCTGTATCTAACTCGTTTAACTGAAGGTACATGGACCGGTACTATGTGCTTAACTGAACCTCAATGTGGCACAGATTTGGGCCAGGTAAAAACGAAAGCTGAAGATAATGGTGACGGTACTTTTAACATTACTGGTACTAAAATATTTATCTCGGCAGGCGAACATGATTTAACCGACAATATTATTCATATAGTTTTAGCGCGTTTACCAGGTGCACCTGCAGGTACTCGAGGTATTTCGTTATTTATCGTACCGAAAATGCAAGTTGATCAACAAGGTAATATCCTTGCTAGCAATAATGTCACTTGTGGATCCCTTGAAGAAAAGATGGGTATTAAAGCGTCTGCTACAGCAGTATTAAATTTTGATAACGCAAGAGGGGTATTAATTGGCCCAGAAAATAAAGGTTTAGAATGTATGTTCACCTTTATGAATACCGCACGAGTAGGTACGGCATTACAAGGTGTTTGTGCTTCTGAGCTTGCTTACCAAAATTCACTTATTTATGCGAAAGAGCGTTTATCAATGCGCTCATTAACGGGTAAAAAACACCCTGAAAAAGTGGCCGATCCTATTATTGTTCACCCTGATGTTCGTAAAATGTTGATGACGCAAAAAGCCATCAGTGAAGGTGGTAGAGCAATGATCTATTACACCGCAAAATTAGTCGATGATATCGAAATGGCGAAAACGGAAAAAGAACGTAAGAAAGCAGATTACCGTTTAGGCTTTATTACGCCAATTTTGAAAGCATTTTTAACTGAGTTAGGCTCTGAAAGTGCCAATCATGGTATGCAAATATTTGGTGGCCATGGTTATATTAAAGAATGGGGCATGGAACAAATAGTTCGTGATGCTCGCATTGCAACCTTATATGAAGGTACAACCGGTATTCAATCTTTAGATTTATTGGCACGTAAAATATTGCTGAACCGTGGCAAATCGTTTAAACAATTTGCCTTTGAAATATTAGGCTTCTGTAAAGACAAATCTATGGTATCAAGCAATCCGCATAAAGCCGCAATGAACCGGTTTATTTGGCCGCTAAGTAAAGCAACAGCAAATTGGCAACAGTACACTTTGCGTTTAGCGTTAAAAGCGAAGAAAGACCGAGATATCATCGGCTCGGCTTCTGTCGATTATTTGATGTACTCTGGCTATGTCACTATGGCCTATTTTTGGGCACAAATGGCACAAACTGCTTATGAAAAATTGGCAACCGATGTTGAAAATAGAGATTTTTACCGTGCTAAAATTAAAACTGCTGAATTCTATTTTGAACGCATGCTACCAAGAACTAAGTCACTAGCAGAAACTATGATGGCAGATCCTAAAACCTTAATGCAACTTGATGAAGACTTATTAAGTTTTGTTTAA
- the speB gene encoding agmatinase, translated as MTEHTFNQPLGGNEMPRFAGPGTMFRLPSSEATDEIDIGIVGVPLDIGASNRSGTRFGPRSVRNESVLVRPYGMYTKAAPFDSFQIADIGDAAINTFNLADSIKIIEAHYDNIMAHNIKPVTVGGDHTISLPILRALFKKHGTMALVHIDAHADINDSMFGEKECHGTIFRRAIEEGLIDPKKMVQIGQRATGYSSEDFQWAIDQGVRVVQAEECWLKSLTPLMNEVRELIGSEMPTYLTFDIDGIDPAFAPGTGTPEPAGLTSPQALEIIRGMYGTNLIGADLVEVSPPYDTSGNTSLLAANLIFEMLCSFPGCIRR; from the coding sequence ATGACAGAACATACATTTAATCAACCTCTTGGTGGTAATGAAATGCCACGTTTTGCTGGCCCAGGCACAATGTTTCGACTGCCAAGTAGTGAAGCAACTGACGAAATCGACATTGGTATTGTTGGAGTGCCATTAGATATTGGTGCTAGTAATCGCAGTGGCACTCGTTTTGGCCCACGCTCTGTACGCAATGAGTCTGTATTAGTACGCCCTTATGGTATGTATACCAAAGCCGCGCCATTTGACAGTTTTCAAATCGCTGATATTGGTGATGCTGCCATCAACACCTTTAATTTAGCCGATTCAATTAAAATTATTGAAGCCCATTATGACAACATAATGGCACATAACATTAAGCCAGTAACTGTTGGTGGTGACCATACTATTAGCTTGCCTATATTGAGGGCATTATTTAAAAAGCATGGCACTATGGCCTTAGTGCACATAGATGCTCATGCCGATATCAATGACAGTATGTTTGGCGAAAAAGAATGTCACGGTACTATTTTTAGACGTGCTATTGAAGAAGGTCTGATTGACCCTAAAAAAATGGTGCAGATAGGACAACGTGCCACCGGCTATAGCTCTGAAGATTTTCAGTGGGCAATTGATCAAGGTGTGCGAGTTGTGCAGGCTGAAGAGTGCTGGTTAAAATCTTTAACGCCATTAATGAACGAAGTACGAGAATTAATTGGCAGCGAAATGCCAACCTATTTAACCTTTGATATTGATGGTATTGACCCTGCTTTTGCCCCTGGAACGGGCACACCAGAACCTGCAGGATTAACCTCGCCACAAGCGTTAGAAATTATACGAGGCATGTATGGTACTAACCTTATTGGTGCCGATCTGGTAGAGGTTTCTCCACCATACGATACGTCTGGTAATACTTCATTATTAGCTGCAAACTTAATTTTTGAAATGTTATGTAGCTTTCCTGGCTGTATTCGTCGTTAA
- a CDS encoding DUF2970 domain-containing protein has translation MKSNNVEQKKNPCPKNEGDTSLKDVAGSVAAAFIGVQSEKNRQRDFSKGKFSHFVIVGLIGVVLFVGALVAIVSLVLPD, from the coding sequence ATGAAGAGTAATAACGTTGAACAGAAAAAAAATCCTTGCCCTAAAAATGAAGGTGATACATCTCTAAAAGATGTTGCAGGAAGTGTCGCGGCGGCATTTATTGGTGTGCAAAGTGAAAAAAATCGCCAGCGAGATTTTAGCAAGGGTAAATTTAGTCACTTTGTAATAGTTGGATTGATTGGCGTGGTGTTATTTGTAGGCGCGCTGGTGGCAATTGTCAGTTTGGTTTTACCGGATTAA